AAAGTGCGCCCCCGAAAGCTCTTGCGGGCGATCACCAGGGCGGCACAGAGGCCAAAAATCACGTTTAAGGGCACCGCCACCGCCACCGCCATCAGCGTTAGCTTAAGGGCATTGAGAAACTCGCGACTGGAGAGAGTGCTCAAAAAGCCGGGGAGCCCGTTGCTGAATGCGCCCACAAACACATAGATGACGGGCACAATCAAAATCACGGTAAAGAAGGCGAAGACCAGCAAAATCAGGCCAATTTTGGCCCACTCCCGTTGGGCTTTGGGCTGCAGCGCAGTCTCCCCCATCGGGACTTGAGCGTTTAGGTTAAGCGTCATAACGGCGACCCCAGGCTTGCAGCAGGTTAATAATTAACAGCAAAATCAGCGAAATCAGCAGCAGCACCAGACCAATTACGGTGGCTCCAGGAATATCTGCCCCTTCCAGCCGTTGGAACACTAGCACCGGCGCAATCAAATCTTGAAAAGGGATGTTGGCGGCAATCAGCACCACGGAGCCGAATTCGCCCACGGCGCGGGCAAAAGCCTGGGCGGTGCCGGTCAAAATGGCGGGAATAATTGGCGGCAAAATCACCTTCCAAAAGGTGTCAAACTGAGAGGCCCCCAGAGACCAAGCGGCTTCTTCAATAGTGGGTTCGACCTCTTGCAGCACCGGCTGCACTGTGCGCACCACAAAGGGTAACGAGACAAAAATCATGGCGATCGCCACCCCAACCCGGCTAAAGGCAATCTGAATGCCGAAGGGGGCAAAGAACTGGCCCAGCCAGCCGCTCTGGTTGTAGACCGTGGCCAACGTCACCCCTGCTACCGCCGTTGGTAGGGCAAAGGGCAAGTCAACGATGCCATCTAAAAACCG
Above is a genomic segment from Candidatus Obscuribacterales bacterium containing:
- the cysT gene encoding sulfate ABC transporter permease subunit CysT, which codes for MTPASIEIRPSNRPKNVLQKVSIPWIVVFTHMFVILLLPLLALLLRALVLNPAEFWALATTPVALSTYNITFGTAIVAAIVNCLAGTLTAWVLVRYEFPGKRFLDGIVDLPFALPTAVAGVTLATVYNQSGWLGQFFAPFGIQIAFSRVGVAIAMIFVSLPFVVRTVQPVLQEVEPTIEEAAWSLGASQFDTFWKVILPPIIPAILTGTAQAFARAVGEFGSVVLIAANIPFQDLIAPVLVFQRLEGADIPGATVIGLVLLLISLILLLIINLLQAWGRRYDA